Proteins encoded together in one Miscanthus floridulus cultivar M001 chromosome 16, ASM1932011v1, whole genome shotgun sequence window:
- the LOC136510010 gene encoding glutathione S-transferase 4-like, translated as MVDMWVEVEAHQMQPLAGAIAVECIVAPVLHGRERNQAVIDENVEKLKKVLEVYEARLAQSRYLAGDVLTLADLTHFTIMRYFMATEYATLVEALPHASAWWKGLAARPAAKKVAEFMPLGAGAPKKQE; from the coding sequence ATGGTGGACATGTGGGTGGAGGTGGAGGCCCACCAGATGCAACCACTGGCAGGCGCCATCGCCGTCGAGTGCATCGTCGCGCCCGTCCTACATGGCCGCGAACGCAACCAGGCTGTCATTGACGAGAACGTGGAGAAGCTAAAGAAGGTGCTGGAGGTGTACGAGGCGCGCCTGGCGCAGAGCAGGTACCTCGCCGGCGATGTGTTGACCCTCGCCGACCTCACCCACTTCACCATCATGCGCTACTTCATGGCCACCGAGTATGCCACGCTGGTCGAGGCGCTCCCACATGCCAGCGCCTGGTGGAAGGGTCTCGCTGCCCGGCCGGCGGCGAAGAAGGTGGCGGAGTTCATGCCGCTCGGCGCCGGGGCACCCAAGAAACAGGAGTAA
- the LOC136512971 gene encoding glutathione S-transferase 4-like has protein sequence MATPAVKVYGWAISPFVSRALLALEEAGVDYELVPMSRQAGDHRRPEHLARNPFEKVPVLEDGDLTLFESRAIARHVLRKHKPELLGTAGNLEQAALVDVWLEVEAHQLSPLAIAIVVECIFTPFLGRERNQAVVDENVEKLKKVLEVYEARLSQSKYLAGDFLSLADLSHFTIMHCFMATEYATLVEALPHVSAWWESLAARPATKKVAEFMPVGTAGAPQK, from the exons ATGGCTACGCCGGCGGTGAAGGTGTACGGGTGGGCTATCTCGCCGTTCGTGTCGCGGGCTCTGCTGGCGCTCGAGGAGGCCGGCGTCGACTACGAGCTCGTCCCCATGAGCCGCCAGGCCGGCGACCACCGCCGCCCGGAGCACCTCGCCAGGAAC CCTTTCGAGAAGGTGCCGGTGCTCGAGGACGGCGACCTCACGCTCTTCG AATCTCGTGCGATCGCGAGGCACGTTCTCCGCAAGCACAAGCCAGAGCTGCTAGGCACCGCCGGCAACCTGGAGCAGGCGGCACTGGTGGACGTGTGGCTTGAGGTGGAGGCCCACCAGCTGAGCCCGTTGGCGATCGCCATCGTGGTAGAGTGCATCTTCACGCCCTTCCTCGGCCGCGAACGCAACCAGGCCGTCGTCGACGAGAATGTGGAGAAGCTCAAGAAGGTGCTGGAGGTGTATGAGGCACGGTTGAGCCAAAGCAAGTATCTCGCCGGCGACTTCCTTAGCCTCGCGGACCTCAGCCACTTCACCATCATGCACTGCTTCATGGCCACAGAGTATGCCACCCTAGTTGAGGCGCTCCCGCACGTCAGCGCCTGGTGGGAGAGCCTCGCCGCGCGCCCGGCGACCAAGAAGGTGGCCGAGTTCATGCCAGTTGGCACGGCCGGGGCACCCCAGAAATAG